The stretch of DNA TGCCGCACAGCGGCCGTCGTCCTGACAGCAGCGGGTCTGGCCCTCGCGGGCACCACCGCTTCCGCGGCCCAGCCCGTCCACGCCGCGGCGACCACGCCGGCGGCCGTGACGGTCCACGGGCTGCGCATCGACGACCGCACCGACCAGCCGCTCGGTGTCGACGACACCAGCCCGACCCTCAGCTGGCAGCTCGACGGCAGCGGCGCCGTCGCGACGCAGACGGCGTACGAGGTCCGTGCCGTCGACGAGACCCAGAAGCTGCTGTGGGACTCCGGCGAGGTCGCCAGCGCCCAGCAGAAGGCGACGTACGCGGGCACAGCGTTGACCTCGCGCGAGGACGTCTCCTGGCAGGTGCGGGTGTGGGACGGCAACGGCGTCCCCTCCGCCTGGAGCGCACCCTCCGCGTTCGAGATGGGCCTGCTGCAGCAGTCGGACTGGGGTGACGCGCAGTGGATCCAGTCCCCGCCGCCGCCGCTCAACCGAGGCGTCTCGATCGATGTCGGCGCGCAGAGCGCGCAGTACGTCCGCATCGATGTCACCAAGCTCGGGCTGCCCATCAACGAGTCGTCCTACGGCCTCGTCTCGCGCGTGATGCTCTCCGAGATCCAGGTGCTCGACGCCACCGGGACCAACGTCGCCCTCGGCGGAAGCGTGTCCGTCTACGACCAGTACGCCTGCCCCGGATGCGGTACCAAGCTCCTGACCGACGGCAAGATCATCAGCCCCGGCTACGCGAGCCGGCAGTCGAGCACCCAGGACCTCACCCAGGCCAAGTGGATCCAGATCAACCTCGGAGCGGTGAAGAGCTTCGACCAGGTCGTCCTCTACCCGCGCACCGACGCCCGTCTCGCGGACGGTCAGATCCCCGACTTCCCGGTGAACTTCACCATCGCGGCCTCGACCACCTCGAACACCGGGTCGACCCCGGCCGCCGGCACGGTGATCAAGACGATCACCGACGAGCCGAACCCGCCGGGTCCGGACATCGACAACCCGCTGCCGATCTTCGCCAAGCCCTTCACGACCAGCAAGCAGGTCGCCGACGCGCGGCTCTACATCGCCGGTGCCGGCCAGTACGACGCGACCATCAACGGCAAGCCGGTCACCGACACGGTCCTCAACCCCGGGGTGACCAACCCGCTGCGCTCGGAGCAGTACGGCACCTACGACGTCACCAAGCTCGTCCAGGGGGGTGAGAACACCATCGGCGTCGCGCTGGGCAATGGCCAGACCGACGTCTACCCGCAGACCAACGCGGCCGCCGGGCGCAACGACGTCTACACGAAGTTCAACTCGACACCGATCCCGAACGGAACCCTGACCGCTGCGGTCGCAGCGGGCGACACCACGGTGTCGCTCTCAGGCGTCGGCGGCTACTCGGTGGGCGACACCGTGAACGTCGACACCGGTGACGGCGGCACCCGGCTGGAGTCGCGCAAGGTCAGCGCCGTGAACACGACCACCAACACCCTGACGGTCGCGACGGCGTTCGGCCAGGGCCACGCCTCCGGCGCGACCGTCCTCGGATCGGGCTCCCCGACGGTCGGTGAGATGACCGTCTCGCCGCGCCTGATCGCCCGGTTGGAGCTGACCTACAGCGACGGCACGACCAGCACCGTCGCGACCGACCCCACCTGGCAGGTCAAGGACGGCCCGACGATCACCGACAACTGGTACGCCGGCGAGGACTACGACGCCCGTGCCGTCCAAGCCGGCTGGAACGAGCCGGGCGCCGACCTCTCGGCCGCCCAGGGCTGGGGCGACTCCTCGATCACCTCACCGCCGTCGCTGGACACCAAGCTGGTCTGGCGTGAGGCGCCGCCGGTGCGGGTGCAGAAGACCTTCACCCCTGTCTCGATCAAGAAGGTCGCGGACGGCGACTGGTCCTTCGACCTCGGTCAGAACTTCGCCGGCATGCCCCAGCTGCACCTGCCCGCCGGGAACGACATCCCGGCCGGCACGGTGATCCGACTGACGCCGGGTGAGACGGCCAGCGGCAACGGTGCCGTCAGCACCGCCTCGGCGGGCTCGGCGACGGGCATCCTCGACACCTACACCACCTCGGGCGACCCGAAGGGGGAGACCTGGTCGCCGACCTTCATGTACCACGGTTTCCAGTACGTCGAGGTCAGCGGCCTACCGGCCGACTTCGTCCCCGACGACACCACCCTCGTCGGCCTGCAGACCAACGCCGACGTGCCCTCGGGCGGCAACGTGACGACCAGCGACACGCTGATCAACACGATCCACTCGATGTCGGAGTACTCGATCCGCTCCAACATGCAGTCGATCTTCACCGACTGCCCCACCCGCGAGAAGCTCGGCTGGCTGGCCGACATGATCCAGTCGATGGGGGCGATCCACTCCGACTTCGACGTCTCGGCGTTCTTGCGCACCACCGAGCAGAACATGCTCGAGTCGCAGCAGCCGAGTGGCCTCGTCCCGGGGACGGCGCCGGAGTTCCCGAACTTCGGTGGCGGCTACCGCGACGACGTCAACTGGGGCGGTGCGTTCATCCTGACGCCCTACGAGCTGTGGAAGACCTACGGCGACACCGACACGATGGCGAGGTTCTACGCCCCGATGCAGGCCTACCTCGCCTACATCCGAGCGCAGATCGACCCGACCACGGGTCTGCTCGTCAGCGGCTTGGGCGACTGGATCGCCGGTGACACCACCACGCCGAAGACGGCCACCGGCACCTACGGCCTGTACATGCTCGCCACCGACCTCGCCGCGATGGCGACCCAGCTGGGCCACACCGCCGATGCGGCCGACTACACCGCTCTCGCGTCAAGTCTGGGAACGGCCTTCAACAAGGCTTTCTACGACGCGGCGTCGAAGTCCTTCACGACCGACGGAACCGACAGCACCACAGGCTCGCAGACGTTGGACGCGCTGCCCCTGGCGATGGGCATCGTCCCGGCGGCCGACAAGGATGCGGTCCTCGACGACCTCGAGAAGCGGATCTACGCCTACCACCCCGACACCGACGGCGACGGGTCCAGCTCCGGCCCGCACATGTCCGGTGGCGAGGTCGGCCTGCAGCCGACGTACGAGGTCCTGATGGACAACGGCCGCAGCGACGTGCTGTGGGACGTGCTCCAGGAGCCGTCGGCGCCGAGCTATCAGAACTTCGTCGCCGCGGGCCGCACCACGATCCCCGAGTCCTGGGACATGGCCGGCTCGCAGAACCACATGATCCTGCTGCAGATCGACGAGTGGTTCAACGCCGGCCTGGCCGGCATCCAGCAGGCGGCGGACTCGGCCGGGTTCGACGACGTGGTGATCAAGCCGCAGCCGGTCGGCACCCTGGACCACGTCTCCGGCGACCGCCAGACCCCGCACGGGGCAGTGACCAGCCAGTGGACCAGGAACGAGGACGGCACCCTCGACCTGGACGTCACGATTCCCGCCAACACCACCGGCGAGGTCTGGGTCCCGAACCTTGGCAAGGGGACCGGAGCGCCGGCCGGCGCCACCTTCGTCCGCGACGCCACCGAGGGCGACACCGCCTACACCGTCTACTCGGTCGGCGCTGGAAGCTACAGCTTCACCGGTGGCATCAGTGCCTTGACCTCGACGGTGGCTCCGCAGATCACCGGCGTGGCCAAGGTCGGCCAGAAGCTCACCGCCGACGCCGGCAGCTGGAACCACCAGCCGAGCGACCTGACCTACCAGTGGCTGCGTGACGGCGACCCGATCCCGGGGGCGACCGACGCGACCTACCAGGTGGTGGCGGCCGACCGGGGGGCCGAGCTCTCGGTCAAGGTGACGGCCTCGGCGCACGGGCTCAGCGACGCCTCGGCGACCAGTGGGTCGATCACGATCGGCGCGGGCACCCTGCTGCCGACGGCACTGCCGACGATCAGCGGTACGGCGAAGGTCGGGTCGCGGTTGACCGCCACCGCGGGTGCCTGGCCGGCCGGCACCGCGGTCAGCTACCAGTGGACCCGCGACGGCAGGCCCGTCGCCGGTGCCACGGGTGCGCGCTACACGCTGACCGCGGCGGACGCCACCGCCGCCGTCTCGGTGAGGGTCACCGCGACGCGGGACGGCTACACCACGGCCACGGCCGAGAGCCACGCAGTCCTCGTCGCGCCGGGTACCTTCGCCAACACGCATCGACCCAAGGTGAAGGGCGCAGCGAAGGTCGGGCACAGGCTGAAGGCCAAGAAGGCAGCCTTCTCGCCGAGGCCGAGCCGGGTGACCTACCAGTGGTACCGCAACGGCAAGCCGATTCACGGCGCCACCGCAGCGACCTACAAGGCCGTCACGTCGGACGCGGGTCACCGCGTCAAGGTGGCCGTGACGGCGCACGCGGCCGGCTACGACGACCTCACGGTCAAGAGCGTCGCCGTGAAGGTCAGGCGCTGACCCCGCGCTAGGGGAGGGGTGGTGGCACCGGTGATCCCGGTGCCACCACCCCCTGCCGTTCCCGGGACCTAGTGCGGCGGTGCGGCGAGGATCTCGCGAACGCTCGCCACGGTGAAGGCGTTCCAGGCCCGGACCCTGCGCAGCAGGTAGTGCCCGACCGGCCCCATGTCGGTGAAGGTCGCATCCGAGGTCCGGCGGGCCCGCTCGACGAACGCGGCCGTTGCGGCGGGGGAGGTGATCCGGTCCATGCTGCCGTGGGCGGCACGCAGCACCTTGCCGGAGAGGTGGTCGGCACTGTCGCCGGGGCCGAGCCAGGGGGCGAGGGCGACCACCCCGCGCACCCCAGGCGCGTCGGCCACCGCGACGGCGGTCCGGGCGCCCATCGAGTGACCGGCCAGGACGATCGGGACGTCGTACTGCTCGCTCAGCCGCTCCAGCGCCCACCGCGCGTCCTGGACCGGCGCCGGCTCACCGCCGGGTGCGGCGTTCCAGCCCTTGACCCGGTAGCGCAGCAGCACCCCGCCGATCCGGTCGCGGCGCAGCCTCGGCGTGACGTCGCGCAGGAGCCACCGGGCACGCTGCCACGACAGGTTCCGGCCGTCGACCGGCTGGGTGCCGTGCACGGCACCACCGTGGAGGAGCAGGACGATCGCACGCGCGTCGCGGGGCACCCGTACGTCGGTGAACGTCGGGGCGCTGTCGAGAAGGGTCACACCAGCCATCGTGCGTGATTCGTGGTGAGGGTCCGTGCGGATGGGTGTGAGGGTCGGGATAGTCCGGGGCGGAAATCAGCCCGTATGGCCGCGGACCCCTGATCTGCGCCCCGGACTATCCCAACGCTAGGACATGGTCAGGGTGGTCGAGACCTGCTTGCCGTCGCGGAGCACCGTCACCTTCAGCCGGTCACCGACCGTGGCCTTGAGCTGCGCCTGCACGAGATCGTCGCTGCTGTGCACGGGTGAGCCGTCGACGCTGAGGATCACATCACCCGCCTCGAGACCTCCGCGCTGGGCGGCGCCGCCGGGCTCGACCTGCTCGATCATCAGCCTGGTCTCGGCGGCCGGGTCGGTCAGCGAGGACCGCACCGTCTGCACCTGGAGCCCGAGCACCGGGCGGTCGACACTGCCGTTCGCGGCGAGCTCCCGAGCGGTCGGTACGGCGAAGTCCACCGGGATCGCGAAGCCCAGACCGCTGCTGCCGCTCTCCCCGCCCGGGGATGCGCCCGCGGAGTTGATCCCGACGAGGCGACCCGAGCAGTCGGTGAGTGCTCCACCGCTGTTGCCCGGGTTGATGGCCGCATCGGTCTGCACGGCGTCGATCAGGTGGGCGGCGGCACCGGTGTCGCTGGGCACCCGCACGTAGCGGTCCGTCGCACTGACGATCCCGCTGGTCACCGTGGAGCTGAGCCCGAGCGGGGCACCGAGGGCGATCACCGGGTCGCCCACCCGCAGATCGGCGGAGGAGCCGATCGGGATGGCCGGCGCCTTCGGGGCGTCGGCCGCGGGGCGGAGAACGGCGAGGTCGGTCAGCTGGTCGGCGCCCAGGAGCGTGGCCGACGCGGTGCTGCCGTCGGCGTAGGTCAGCGTGAGCTGCGGCGCGGCGCCGGTCGTCGCGCCGCCGGGGAAGACGACATGCTCGTTGGTGACGATCACCGTGCCGGCGACACCCGACAGCCGGGTCACGACGCCGGAGCCCGTGCCGGAGCCCGTCGACGTATGCGCGCTAATGGTGACGACCGACGGCAGCGTCCGCTCGGCGACCGGGGCGACCGAGCAGGAGGCGGTCGAGGAGCTCTCGTGGGTGGCCCAGCCGCTCCACCAGCCGATCAGCGCGACCACCCCGCCGCCGACGACCCCTCCGAGGAGGGCCACCACGGCGAGGACCACCGGTCCCGACCGGGGCCGGCGAGCCACAGAGCGGCGCTGTCGGCCCGGTGCCGGTTCTTCCTCCGGCTGCGGGGATGGTGCGGGACTGCTCGTGTCGGTCATCGTCTGCCCCCTCCGAACACACCATCTTGACCCCGGCGCCGCATGTCAACAGGGGTGCATCATGGGCGGGTGCGTGCGATGCGTCGCGTCCTGGCCGTGCTCGGCACGGTGGCGCTCCTGGTGGGGCTGCTCGCGGGTGTGGCCGACCGACAGCTGCTGAACACCTCCCGGTTCGTGGATCACGCCGACGGGGTCCGCCAGGATCCCGCTGTCGCGCGCTACCTCGCCGTCGAGCTGACCGACCGGATCATCCACCAGCAGCCGGACCTGGTGGCGGTGCGGCCGCTGCTCGAGGCAGCGCTGCAGACCACCATCACGAGCCCGGCCTTCCGCCCGGTCTTCCGCGCCGCGGTGGCGCCACTGCACCAGGCGTGGACGGGATCGGCGCCCAGCACGGTGGTGCTCCAGGTCGCCGACGTGGGCGCCGTGCTGGTGGCGGTGAGTCGGACGTTCCTGCCCGATGCCGCGCAGCACGTGCCGACAGGGGTCGAGGTGAGGCTCGCACGGTTCGGCTCCGGCAGTGCCGGACGGCACGTCATCAGCGGGCTGCGGACGGTGCGGGTGCTGAGCTGGTCCTGCCCCCTGCTGAGCCTGCTCTGCTTCGGCGGCGTGGTGGCGCTCTCCCGGGGTCGTCGTCGCCGCGCTCTGGGTGGCGTCGGTGCGACGGTGGCCGGAGCCGGTGTCGCGGTCGCGCTGGCCACCGTGGTGGTGGGCCTCGTGGTCTCGCGGACCACTCCCGCCACCTTGCACGGCGCCCTCGTCGCGGCGAGCTGGCGCGAGCTCGCCGCGCCGCTGCGCAACGCCGCCCTGGTGGTCGCCGGCGCCGGCTACCTGCTCACCGTGGCGGCCCGGTGGTCGGCACCGGTCCTCGGCGTCAGGGCGTGGCGGGACTGGCTCTCCGCTCTCTCCTGGCAGGGGCTGCCCACGCGCACGCGGCTCGGTGTCGCGGTCGCCGCGACGGTGCTGGGCGTCCTGCTGGTGCTCGAGCCGAGCGCGATGCTCACCATCTCGGCGATCAGCACCGGGCTGGTGCTGGCCCTGCACGGGAGCGCCGTCCTGCTCCGGGAGGGGATCGCCGACCTCACCGGGGTCGTACGTCGACGCCGGCAGGCGGCGGACCGGACCGCGGCATCGACGGCCGACGTCGGCATCGAACAGCATGACCGCCGCATCACCGCCGGGGTCGTGGTGGCGGTGGCGTTGGCGCTCCTGGTCGTCCTGGTGGTCCGCAACAGCTCGGGGAGCGTCACCTCGGCCCTGCTCTCGGCCGACGACCCGCGTGCCTGCAACGGCTCGGTGGCCCTCTGCGACCGGCGCTACGACCAGGTGAGCTTCCCCGCGACGCACAACTCGATGGCGGCCGCCGACCAGCCGGGCTGGTTCCTCGCCGAGCAGCCCGACGGCGTCATCGACCAGCTCGACGCCGGCATCCGCGCCTTCCTCATCGACACCTGGTACGGCCAGCCCACCCAGCGCGCCGGCGTCATCGCCAACACCGAGGAGACCCACGCCACGGCGCTCGCGCAGGCGCAGCAGGAGCTCGGTGCGGACGTGGTCGCCAGCGCCCTGCGGCTGCGCAGCAGCGCCGGACTGGTCCCGCAGGGCCCGACGGCGGCGTACCTGTGCCACGCGCTCTGCGTGCTCGGCTCGACCCTGTGGGAGCCGCTGATGGTGCAGGTGCGCCAGTGGCTCCAGGAGCACCCGCGGCAGGTCGTCACGTTCATCCTGCAGGACGAGGTCTCGCCGACGACCACGGCGCAGGTCTTCGCCGACGCCGGCCTCCTGCCCTTCGTCTACACCCCGTCGCGGGCCGGCAGCTGGCCCACGCTCGAGCAGATGATCGACTCCGGTCACCGGGTGGTGGTGATGAACGAGAACCAGGGCGGCGGCACCCGGTACCCCTGGCAGCTGTCGGCATTCGAGGAGCTGCAGGACACGCCGTACGACGCCCGGCAGGTCTCGGACTTCAGCTGCCGACTCAACCGCGGCCCGGCGTCAGCCCCGCTCTTCCTGGTCAACCACTGGCTCAACCAGTCCCTGGCCCGGGTCAGCGCGTCGCGGCTGGCCAACAGCGACGCCGTCCTGGGCGCCCGGCTGACGCAGTGCCGCCAGGAGCGCGGGCTGCTGCCGAACTTCGTCGCGGTCGACAACTACGACCAGGGCGACCTCCTCGGCCAGGTGGACCGGCTCAACGGCCTCGGCGGCGGATCCTGACGTCGCCTCGCTCGTTAGGGCTGGCGTGACGCGGATGAGCAGGCGATGGGGGAGCGGGCTGGTCGCAGCGCTCGCGGTGATGGCGACGGCCTGCGGCGGCAGCAACCAGGCCGCACCGCCGGAGCCGGACCCGTCGACCAGCAGCACCCCTGCGCCGCCGTACGACGCCTCCCTGCCGCCCGCCCGAGCGGTGCTCTCCCTGGTCCCGCACGAGGCCACCACCCTGAGCCTGACCGACTTCGACGAGGTCCGCGCGCAGTACGGCGCCGAGCCCGGCGACGCCGGCTTCTGGAAGGAGGCGGTCCGGCACTCGCCGTTGCTGAGCACCGGCCTGCTGCGCCCCTACGGCGACCGGTTGCAGGGCTTCGGTCCCGACGACGTCGCCTGGGAGGCGCGCTACGCCGGTGGTGGTTCCGACGGCTGGGTGCTCGCCCTGCGACCCGGCACCGACATGGCGGCGGTGCGCCGGGCGGTCGCCGCCGGGATCGGACCGCTCGCCGGTGCCACCGTCGATGCGGCCGACCACCTGGTCACCAGCGCCCGGCTGGATCCGAGCGACCCCGGCTGGACGGATCTGGCCGACCTGGTCGGTCCGCGGGCGGAGGCGACGTACGTCGCGCGCGGCTGTCTGGCGGGTGACACCGGCGACCAGCGGCTCCAGCCGCTGAGGGCCTACGCTGTCAGCTTCGGTCAGGGGCTGGCCACGGCCTACCTCGGTGGGGGCCGCGACGACCTCTTCGCCCGGATGAGGCTGGGCGCCACGCTGCCGGCGTTCGCGGCCGACTACACCCACGGCGCCGCCGACCCGAGCAGCGGCCGGATCGGCTTCACCATGACCGATCCGGTGGACGCCGCCCAGCAGGCGCTGCGGGGCAGGCTGCCGTTCGCCGTCTGCGCCGAGTGAGCCTCGGCGCGGACAGCGACGTACCCTGGTTCGGTGCCGCACGACCCGACTCCCCGGTGGTGGAGCGCCCGCCTGTGGGGCGTCCATGCGCTGGGCACGTTCGTCGTCGTCGCCACCGTGCTGCTGGGCTGGTGGCAGTGGGACGTCTCCGAGGGCCACAAGGCCGACAAGAGCGACTCGCTCGCCCATGCCACGCCGGTCCCGCTGAGCGACATCATGGGCAACAACGACGCGTTCCCCGGCGCCGAGACCGGCCGCCCCGCGGTCCTGCAGGGCACCTGGGTGCCGTCCGGCACCGTCTACGTCAGCGGCCACCAGGGCGGCTACTGGGTGGCCACGCCGCTGGCGATCGGCACCAGCGCCACCGCCCCGGCGATGTACGTCGTGCGCGGCTGGGTCGCGGAGCCGAAGGACGCGCCGGCCGCACCCACCGGTGCTGCCAAGCTGGTCGGCTGGGTGCAACCACCCGAGGACGGCGGCCTGACGGACGACGACACCCGTGACGACGTCCTGCCCGAGCTCGCGATCTCGGACGCGATGAACCATGTCAGCCAGGACCTCTACAGCGGGTACGCCGTCGTCGCCGACCGCGAGCCCGGCTGGCCGGCCGCCGATGCGGCCACCAACGACGGCACCGCCGGCCTCCGGGCCGCCCAGGTCAACTCCATGCCCGAGGCCAGCTTCACCACCGGTCTGCGCAACCTGCTCTACGCGCTGGAGTGGTGGGTCTTCGGCCTGTTCGCTCTCTACGTGTGGTGGCGCTATGTGCGCGACGTCACCCATCCCAAGATCGCCGACGAGG from Nocardioides sp. BP30 encodes:
- a CDS encoding S1C family serine protease, with the translated sequence MARRPRSGPVVLAVVALLGGVVGGGVVALIGWWSGWATHESSSTASCSVAPVAERTLPSVVTISAHTSTGSGTGSGVVTRLSGVAGTVIVTNEHVVFPGGATTGAAPQLTLTYADGSTASATLLGADQLTDLAVLRPAADAPKAPAIPIGSSADLRVGDPVIALGAPLGLSSTVTSGIVSATDRYVRVPSDTGAAAHLIDAVQTDAAINPGNSGGALTDCSGRLVGINSAGASPGGESGSSGLGFAIPVDFAVPTARELAANGSVDRPVLGLQVQTVRSSLTDPAAETRLMIEQVEPGGAAQRGGLEAGDVILSVDGSPVHSSDDLVQAQLKATVGDRLKVTVLRDGKQVSTTLTMS
- a CDS encoding alpha/beta hydrolase, with translation MTLLDSAPTFTDVRVPRDARAIVLLLHGGAVHGTQPVDGRNLSWQRARWLLRDVTPRLRRDRIGGVLLRYRVKGWNAAPGGEPAPVQDARWALERLSEQYDVPIVLAGHSMGARTAVAVADAPGVRGVVALAPWLGPGDSADHLSGKVLRAAHGSMDRITSPAATAAFVERARRTSDATFTDMGPVGHYLLRRVRAWNAFTVASVREILAAPPH
- a CDS encoding family 78 glycoside hydrolase catalytic domain, with protein sequence MFTFPSPGPAALRRCRTAAVVLTAAGLALAGTTASAAQPVHAAATTPAAVTVHGLRIDDRTDQPLGVDDTSPTLSWQLDGSGAVATQTAYEVRAVDETQKLLWDSGEVASAQQKATYAGTALTSREDVSWQVRVWDGNGVPSAWSAPSAFEMGLLQQSDWGDAQWIQSPPPPLNRGVSIDVGAQSAQYVRIDVTKLGLPINESSYGLVSRVMLSEIQVLDATGTNVALGGSVSVYDQYACPGCGTKLLTDGKIISPGYASRQSSTQDLTQAKWIQINLGAVKSFDQVVLYPRTDARLADGQIPDFPVNFTIAASTTSNTGSTPAAGTVIKTITDEPNPPGPDIDNPLPIFAKPFTTSKQVADARLYIAGAGQYDATINGKPVTDTVLNPGVTNPLRSEQYGTYDVTKLVQGGENTIGVALGNGQTDVYPQTNAAAGRNDVYTKFNSTPIPNGTLTAAVAAGDTTVSLSGVGGYSVGDTVNVDTGDGGTRLESRKVSAVNTTTNTLTVATAFGQGHASGATVLGSGSPTVGEMTVSPRLIARLELTYSDGTTSTVATDPTWQVKDGPTITDNWYAGEDYDARAVQAGWNEPGADLSAAQGWGDSSITSPPSLDTKLVWREAPPVRVQKTFTPVSIKKVADGDWSFDLGQNFAGMPQLHLPAGNDIPAGTVIRLTPGETASGNGAVSTASAGSATGILDTYTTSGDPKGETWSPTFMYHGFQYVEVSGLPADFVPDDTTLVGLQTNADVPSGGNVTTSDTLINTIHSMSEYSIRSNMQSIFTDCPTREKLGWLADMIQSMGAIHSDFDVSAFLRTTEQNMLESQQPSGLVPGTAPEFPNFGGGYRDDVNWGGAFILTPYELWKTYGDTDTMARFYAPMQAYLAYIRAQIDPTTGLLVSGLGDWIAGDTTTPKTATGTYGLYMLATDLAAMATQLGHTADAADYTALASSLGTAFNKAFYDAASKSFTTDGTDSTTGSQTLDALPLAMGIVPAADKDAVLDDLEKRIYAYHPDTDGDGSSSGPHMSGGEVGLQPTYEVLMDNGRSDVLWDVLQEPSAPSYQNFVAAGRTTIPESWDMAGSQNHMILLQIDEWFNAGLAGIQQAADSAGFDDVVIKPQPVGTLDHVSGDRQTPHGAVTSQWTRNEDGTLDLDVTIPANTTGEVWVPNLGKGTGAPAGATFVRDATEGDTAYTVYSVGAGSYSFTGGISALTSTVAPQITGVAKVGQKLTADAGSWNHQPSDLTYQWLRDGDPIPGATDATYQVVAADRGAELSVKVTASAHGLSDASATSGSITIGAGTLLPTALPTISGTAKVGSRLTATAGAWPAGTAVSYQWTRDGRPVAGATGARYTLTAADATAAVSVRVTATRDGYTTATAESHAVLVAPGTFANTHRPKVKGAAKVGHRLKAKKAAFSPRPSRVTYQWYRNGKPIHGATAATYKAVTSDAGHRVKVAVTAHAAGYDDLTVKSVAVKVRR
- a CDS encoding SURF1 family protein — protein: MPHDPTPRWWSARLWGVHALGTFVVVATVLLGWWQWDVSEGHKADKSDSLAHATPVPLSDIMGNNDAFPGAETGRPAVLQGTWVPSGTVYVSGHQGGYWVATPLAIGTSATAPAMYVVRGWVAEPKDAPAAPTGAAKLVGWVQPPEDGGLTDDDTRDDVLPELAISDAMNHVSQDLYSGYAVVADREPGWPAADAATNDGTAGLRAAQVNSMPEASFTTGLRNLLYALEWWVFGLFALYVWWRYVRDVTHPKIADEGADEAAQEHAVPSGS